One genomic window of Wenzhouxiangella sp. XN201 includes the following:
- a CDS encoding ligand-binding sensor domain-containing diguanylate cyclase, producing MVRFFVHLLAVCGLVGSITACMSVHALAPDKAFHQYVRDTWSIEEGLPQISVMAVVQGPDGYIWAGTQAGVARFDGVRFVNFDPGTSPHMPGMFIQTLYVDSRDRIWAGTYKGAAVFRDGEFHGVDDGFGREIDVFQFAETADGELLMAADRGLFRLAGDAFVQFAGDPDDRLLSVYQHRGTVYAGGFGVIHINTGESWRRTTLPDALSNALVTDFEAHDGTIWAATTRGLLWLDDGQWTPFVVPGRLEDAVIETVYADRDGNFWIGAAGFLFRLQGRELVETIADDSPASHGSVLDITEDHEGNLWLGSRWDGLARLWNGWVFRYDRPEGLHNSLVWSVARDAAGDVWTGTMDGLAVFRDGRFTQLTRGNEQPHPHAYTLLPEEDRVWVGTRTGLFWWNRELQRIDKPAGFAPLDSAQVNGIIRRRDGSYWIASTEGVFRWDGTRMERAAARGDLGGQDIRLLGETGDGTLLAGTRRGLIRWGAGDRFYQVPGAAEQQDVTALLELSDGRLVLGTLNERLFIGRGDQWHELGIEDGLPVNSPFALAEHEGTLWVAGIRGIHELSLAAVDRYLAGEIDSLPGRMVLHERGDVPGAQKGYCCNGAGNAKGFMHDGEFWLPTRGGIVHLVPERIRRNEAAPRVRIDRFRNSEGWHALSSGDLQVFSSGERDLAFGFAVLSFQDATGVTAEYRLRGFREQWQRLDEPMRREVIYTNLPAGEFTLQVRATNNAGVWNTAPAELSFRIEPRFWETTWFRVVSLFAVLLLIWLLFNYRLRNMQHQQRALEQTVSERTDELRVANEHLRDYSARLETASLTDPLTRLWNRRYLGNQLVADLAYFHRQLSRPSMHGHAMVFALIDIDFFKQVNDRHGHTAGDEVLDQFARLLEDLTRTGDYVVRWGGEEFLIVFRPLPEREIPRLCARIVDGVREKPFALASGETLKMTCSVGVCAYPPFRDKPGAFDWEQTIALADKALYHIKRDSRDNWCWIRPTSRVEPATLSQRLTVEIGDLLAAGEIEIDTG from the coding sequence GTGGTTCGGTTTTTCGTGCACTTGCTTGCTGTCTGCGGCCTGGTCGGTTCGATCACCGCTTGCATGTCGGTGCACGCACTGGCCCCGGACAAGGCCTTTCATCAGTATGTCCGCGACACCTGGAGCATCGAGGAGGGCTTGCCGCAGATTTCGGTGATGGCCGTCGTGCAGGGTCCGGACGGCTATATCTGGGCCGGCACCCAGGCCGGTGTGGCCCGCTTCGATGGCGTGCGCTTCGTCAATTTCGATCCCGGCACTTCTCCGCACATGCCGGGCATGTTCATTCAGACCCTTTATGTCGATTCCCGTGATCGGATCTGGGCCGGTACCTACAAGGGAGCCGCCGTCTTTCGTGACGGCGAGTTCCACGGTGTTGACGACGGTTTCGGGCGCGAGATCGATGTCTTTCAGTTTGCCGAGACAGCAGACGGCGAACTGCTGATGGCCGCCGATCGCGGCCTGTTCCGGCTCGCCGGTGATGCCTTCGTGCAGTTTGCAGGCGATCCGGACGATCGCCTGCTGTCGGTCTACCAGCACCGCGGTACGGTCTATGCCGGCGGCTTCGGTGTGATTCACATCAACACGGGCGAAAGCTGGCGGCGTACGACGCTGCCCGACGCGCTGTCGAATGCGCTGGTCACCGATTTCGAAGCCCATGACGGGACCATCTGGGCGGCGACCACGCGCGGATTGCTGTGGCTCGATGACGGGCAGTGGACACCCTTCGTCGTGCCGGGCCGGCTCGAGGATGCGGTGATCGAAACCGTTTACGCCGATCGCGACGGCAACTTCTGGATCGGTGCGGCTGGTTTCCTGTTTCGGTTGCAGGGCCGGGAACTGGTCGAGACGATCGCCGATGACTCGCCTGCTTCTCACGGCAGTGTCCTCGACATCACCGAAGACCATGAAGGCAATCTGTGGTTGGGCTCGCGCTGGGATGGTCTGGCCCGACTCTGGAACGGCTGGGTCTTTCGTTACGACCGGCCCGAGGGGCTTCACAACAGCCTGGTCTGGTCGGTGGCCCGCGATGCCGCGGGCGACGTATGGACCGGGACCATGGACGGGCTGGCGGTGTTTCGCGACGGGCGCTTCACGCAGCTGACCCGCGGCAACGAGCAACCGCACCCGCATGCCTACACCCTCTTGCCCGAGGAAGACCGGGTATGGGTCGGTACGCGGACGGGCCTGTTCTGGTGGAACCGGGAACTGCAACGGATCGACAAACCGGCCGGCTTTGCACCCCTGGACAGTGCCCAGGTCAATGGCATCATCCGGCGGCGCGATGGCAGCTACTGGATTGCTTCGACCGAAGGCGTCTTTCGCTGGGACGGCACCCGTATGGAGCGAGCCGCGGCCCGCGGAGATCTCGGCGGTCAGGACATTCGCTTGCTCGGCGAGACGGGCGATGGCACGCTGCTGGCCGGCACCCGCCGGGGGCTCATTCGCTGGGGTGCGGGAGATCGCTTCTACCAGGTGCCGGGCGCGGCCGAGCAGCAGGATGTGACTGCCCTGCTCGAATTGAGCGATGGCCGCCTCGTGCTCGGTACGCTCAATGAGCGTCTGTTCATCGGCAGGGGCGATCAATGGCATGAGCTTGGCATCGAGGATGGTTTGCCCGTCAACAGCCCCTTCGCCCTGGCCGAGCATGAAGGCACGCTCTGGGTTGCCGGCATACGGGGCATCCATGAGCTGTCGTTGGCGGCTGTCGATCGCTATCTCGCCGGCGAGATCGATTCGCTGCCCGGGCGCATGGTGTTGCACGAACGCGGCGACGTACCGGGCGCGCAAAAGGGCTATTGCTGCAATGGTGCGGGCAATGCCAAGGGGTTCATGCACGACGGCGAGTTCTGGCTGCCCACACGCGGCGGCATTGTTCACCTCGTCCCTGAGCGGATTCGGCGCAATGAGGCCGCACCACGGGTGCGTATCGATCGCTTCAGGAACAGCGAGGGCTGGCACGCTTTGTCATCCGGCGATCTGCAGGTCTTTTCGTCCGGCGAGCGTGATCTGGCCTTCGGTTTCGCGGTGTTGAGCTTTCAGGATGCCACCGGCGTCACGGCCGAGTATCGGCTACGCGGGTTCCGTGAGCAATGGCAAAGACTGGACGAGCCCATGCGGCGGGAAGTCATCTACACCAATCTGCCCGCCGGCGAGTTCACGCTGCAGGTCCGCGCCACCAACAATGCCGGTGTCTGGAATACGGCGCCGGCTGAATTGTCCTTCCGGATCGAGCCACGGTTCTGGGAAACGACCTGGTTTCGGGTGGTCTCGCTGTTTGCTGTCCTGCTGCTGATCTGGCTGTTATTCAACTATCGCCTGCGTAATATGCAGCATCAGCAACGGGCGCTGGAACAAACAGTTTCGGAACGGACTGATGAGCTTCGGGTCGCCAACGAACACTTGCGCGACTACAGTGCTCGCCTGGAGACGGCCAGCCTGACCGATCCGCTGACCCGATTGTGGAATCGCCGCTACCTGGGCAATCAGTTGGTGGCCGACCTGGCCTACTTCCATCGCCAACTGTCGCGCCCGTCGATGCACGGCCACGCGATGGTGTTTGCGCTGATCGATATCGACTTCTTCAAACAGGTCAATGACCGCCACGGCCACACCGCCGGCGATGAGGTGCTCGATCAGTTCGCCAGGCTGCTCGAAGACCTGACTCGAACCGGCGATTACGTGGTGCGCTGGGGTGGCGAGGAATTCCTGATCGTGTTTCGACCCTTGCCCGAACGCGAGATTCCGCGCCTGTGCGCCCGCATCGTCGACGGTGTGCGTGAGAAACCCTTTGCCCTTGCCAGCGGTGAAACCTTGAAGATGACCTGCTCGGTCGGCGTCTGTGCCTATCCGCCGTTTCGCGATAAGCCGGGCGCCTTTGACTGGGAACAGACGATTGCGCTGGCCGACAAGGCGCTTTACCACATCAAGCGCGACAGTCGCGACAACTGGTGCTGGATCCGCCCGACCTCGCGTGTGGAACCGGCCACGCTATCGCAGCGACTGACTGTCGAAATCGGGGACCTGCTTGCAGCCGGCGAGATCGAAATCGATACCGGCTAG
- a CDS encoding electron transfer flavoprotein subunit beta/FixA family protein, producing MKILVTLKRVVDYNVRVRVKKDGSGVETDGVKMSINPFDEIALEEALRIKERGEAEEVIVASIGGDEVQQQLRTGLAMGADRAIQVSSDGDVQPLTAARTFLKLVEKEEPGIVFLGKQAIDDDCNQTGQMLAALWDRPQATFASKVELADGKATVAREVDAGLETIEVELPAVLTSDLRLNEPRFVKLPEIMKAKRKPLETLSLEDLGVERAGGIEAVSYEPPPQRGGGKVVESVDELVSELKAKGLL from the coding sequence ATGAAGATTCTGGTCACCCTCAAGCGGGTGGTGGACTACAACGTGCGCGTGCGGGTCAAGAAGGACGGCAGCGGCGTCGAGACCGACGGCGTGAAGATGTCGATCAACCCGTTCGACGAGATCGCGCTGGAAGAGGCATTGCGTATCAAGGAACGCGGCGAGGCCGAGGAAGTGATCGTGGCCTCGATCGGCGGTGACGAGGTGCAACAGCAGCTCCGGACCGGCCTGGCCATGGGTGCCGACCGCGCCATCCAGGTCAGCTCAGACGGCGATGTGCAACCGCTGACCGCCGCGCGCACTTTCCTAAAGCTGGTCGAAAAGGAAGAACCCGGCATCGTCTTCCTGGGCAAGCAGGCGATCGACGACGACTGCAACCAGACCGGCCAGATGCTGGCCGCGCTGTGGGATCGGCCGCAGGCCACGTTTGCTTCAAAAGTCGAACTGGCGGACGGCAAGGCCACGGTGGCGCGCGAAGTCGATGCGGGCCTCGAGACGATCGAAGTCGAGCTGCCGGCGGTGCTGACTTCCGATCTGCGGCTCAATGAACCGCGTTTCGTCAAGTTGCCGGAGATCATGAAGGCCAAGCGCAAGCCGCTCGAGACCTTGTCGCTCGAGGATCTGGGCGTGGAGCGCGCCGGCGGTATCGAAGCGGTCTCCTACGAGCCACCGCCGCAGCGCGGCGGCGGAAAGGTGGTCGAGTCCGTAGACGAACTGGTGTCCGAACTCAAGGCGAAGGGGTTGCTGTAA
- a CDS encoding transcription termination/antitermination NusG family protein — MEMQHERLWRAVFCKPGQERRAEAHLENQGFEVFLPRVRTRNRAGGSSRLRVQPMFPRYLFVNLCAHAEDWSTIRSTRGAIGLVRFGERVPAVPGDFIDYLMTRHDQFGAIDMSEAMEIRPDDTVEITDGAMAGLRAIFQARSGKDRVVVLLKLLEYERKVELPASAIRKVV, encoded by the coding sequence ATGGAGATGCAACATGAGCGCCTCTGGCGGGCAGTTTTCTGCAAGCCGGGCCAGGAAAGACGCGCCGAAGCGCACCTCGAAAACCAGGGTTTCGAGGTGTTTCTGCCGCGCGTTCGGACTCGCAACCGCGCGGGCGGCAGCTCGCGCCTACGCGTGCAGCCGATGTTTCCCCGCTACCTGTTCGTGAACCTGTGCGCACATGCCGAAGACTGGAGTACCATTCGCTCCACCCGCGGCGCGATCGGCCTGGTTCGCTTCGGCGAGCGCGTACCGGCGGTGCCGGGCGATTTCATCGACTACCTGATGACGCGCCACGACCAGTTCGGCGCCATCGACATGAGCGAAGCCATGGAAATCAGGCCCGATGACACCGTCGAGATCACCGACGGCGCCATGGCCGGCCTGCGCGCGATATTCCAGGCGAGAAGCGGTAAGGACCGCGTGGTGGTGCTGCTCAAATTGCTCGAATACGAACGAAAGGTGGAATTACCCGCCAGCGCGATCCGGAAGGTGGTTTGA
- a CDS encoding FAD-binding protein: MSRILIIAEHDGETLSPATAKTLTGALGMGIDDIDIAVFAADPSAVAEQAAKLDGATRVLSIAHADFEHFLAARLAPEIKALADGYSHILMPSTTYGKDVLPRAAALIGVNQVSDIQEVIDERTFKRPIYASNAIVTVKVADDQPVVATIRTASFAAASEGGSAEIEQRDPQADDPGHTRWIKVEGGEGEGPDLSTAAVVVSGGRAMGSGEGFDIIYSLAKKLGAAVGASRAAVDAGYVPNELQVGQTGKIIAPDLYFAIGISGAIQHLTGIKDAGTIVAINKDPEAPIFEVADLGLVGDLFEIVPELEKAIG; encoded by the coding sequence ATGTCGAGAATTCTGATCATTGCCGAACACGACGGCGAAACGCTGAGTCCCGCCACGGCCAAGACGCTGACCGGTGCCCTGGGCATGGGTATCGATGATATTGATATCGCGGTATTCGCTGCCGACCCGTCTGCCGTGGCCGAGCAGGCTGCAAAGCTCGACGGGGCCACGCGCGTGTTGTCGATTGCGCATGCCGACTTCGAACACTTCCTGGCCGCCCGCCTGGCTCCGGAAATCAAGGCGCTGGCGGATGGCTATTCCCATATCCTGATGCCGTCGACCACCTACGGCAAGGACGTGCTGCCACGTGCGGCGGCACTGATCGGGGTCAATCAGGTCTCAGACATCCAGGAAGTGATTGACGAGCGCACTTTCAAGCGCCCCATTTACGCGTCCAACGCCATTGTCACGGTCAAGGTCGCCGATGATCAGCCGGTGGTGGCCACCATTCGCACGGCCTCGTTCGCGGCGGCCAGCGAGGGTGGTTCGGCCGAGATCGAGCAGCGCGACCCGCAGGCCGATGATCCCGGCCACACCCGCTGGATCAAGGTCGAAGGTGGCGAGGGCGAGGGACCGGACCTGTCCACCGCAGCGGTGGTTGTCTCCGGCGGCCGTGCCATGGGCTCGGGCGAAGGCTTCGACATCATCTATTCGCTGGCCAAAAAACTGGGCGCAGCCGTGGGCGCCTCGCGCGCGGCAGTCGATGCCGGCTATGTGCCGAACGAACTGCAGGTCGGCCAGACCGGCAAGATCATCGCGCCGGATCTGTATTTCGCCATCGGCATCTCCGGCGCCATCCAGCATCTGACCGGCATCAAGGACGCTGGCACCATCGTCGCCATCAACAAGGACCCGGAAGCCCCGATTTTCGAAGTGGCGGATCTCGGGTTGGTCGGGGATTTGTTCGAGATTGTGCCGGAGTTGGAAAAAGCTATCGGTTAA